In Quercus lobata isolate SW786 chromosome 12, ValleyOak3.0 Primary Assembly, whole genome shotgun sequence, a genomic segment contains:
- the LOC115970874 gene encoding 7-deoxyloganetin glucosyltransferase-like — MGSLTFTEKPHAVCVPCPAQGHITPMLKLAKILHYRGFHITFVNTEFNHKRLLKSRGPDSLNALPSFQFKTIPDGLPESDIDATQDVASTCASIQKHCLAPFRNLLLKLNDTSSSNVPPVTCIVSDGVMSFTLDAAAELGIPDVLFWTSSACGFMGYAQYRRLIEKGLIPLKDESYLTNGHLDTIIDWIPGMKGIRLRDLPSFIATTDPDDFMLNFVMVEAERAQRASAVILNTFDALEHEVLEGLSNMYPSICSIGPLHLLVNQIPDNNYKLIGSNLWKEEERCIEWLDKREPNSVVYVNFGSITVMTSNQLIEFAWGLANSKQAFLWIIRPDLVRGDSAVLPPEFLEETKERCLLANWCSQEEVLIHPSIGGFLTHSGWNSTLESVCGGVPMISWPFFAEQQTNCRYNCTEWGIGMEIESDAKRGKIESLVRELMVGEKGQKLKKKTIEWKKLAEEAISPNGSSFVNLDEIINQVLLASATN, encoded by the exons atgggtTCCCTAACTTTTACAGAGAAACCCCATGCAGTTTGTGTCCCCTGCCCAGCTCAAGGCCACATAACCCCCATGCTAAAGCTAGCAAAAATCCTTCATTACAGAGGCTTTCATATCACCTTTGTAAATACAGAGTTCAACCATAAGCGCCTGTTAAAATCCAGAGGTCCCGACTCTCTCAATGCCCTTCCCTCCTTTCAGTTCAAAACCATTCCTGATGGTCTTCCTGAGTCTGATATTGATGCCACCCAAGACGTAGCATCCACATGTGCCTCCATACAAAAACATTGCTTAGCTCCTTTCAGAAACCTTCTTTTGAAACTGAATGATACCTCTTCATCCAATGTCCCTCCAGTCACTTGCATTGTTTCTGATGGTGTCATGAGCTTCACTCTAGACGCAGCAGCAGAACTGGGCATCCCTGATGTTCTTTTCTGGACATCCAGTGCATGTGGGTTCATGGGCTATGCTCAATATCGCCGTCTCATTGAGAAGGGTCTAATACCACTCAAAG ATGAGAGTTATTTGACAAATGGGCATTTAGATACAATCATAGATTGGATTCCAGGCATGAAAGGCATCCGTTTGAGGGATCTTCCGAGCTTCATTGCAACCACGGACCCAGATGATTTTATGCTAAATTTTGTAATGGTTGAAGCTGAGAGAGCTCAAAGAGCTTCTGCTGTCATCTTAAATACTTTTGATGCTTTAGAGCATGAAGTATTGGAAGGACTTTCAAACATGTATCCTTCTATTTGCTCTATTGGTCCCCTACACCTTCTTGTAAATCAGATCCCtgataacaattataaattgattGGATCAAACCtttggaaagaagaagaaaggtgtATCGAATGGCTAGACAAAAGAGAACCAAACTCTGTTGTTTATGTGAATTTTGGAAGCATCACTGTCATGACAAGCAATCAATTAATTGAGTTTGCTTGGGGACTAGCAAATAGCAAGCAAGCATTCTTGTGGATCATAAGGCCTGATCTTGTAAGAGGTGACTCGGCTGTTCTTCCTCCTGAGTTTTTAGAAGAGACCAAAGAAAGGTGTCTCTTAGCAAATTGGTGTTCTCAAGAAGAAGTTCTGATTCATCCATCTATTGGAGGTTTCTTAACTCATAGTGGATGGAATTCGACACTTGAAAGCGTGTGTGGAGGAGTGCCAATGATCTCTTGGCCTTTCTTTGCTGAGCAACAAACCAATTGTCGTTATAATTGCACTGAATGGGGCATAGGCATGGAGATAGAGAGCGATgcaaagagaggaaaaatagaGAGCCTTGTTAGAGAGCTGATGGTGGGAGAGAAGGGCcaaaagttgaagaagaaaactATTGAGTGGAAGAAATTGGCAGAGGAGGCCATTAGCCCTAATGGATCATCTTTCGTGAATTTGGACGAAATAATTAATCAAGTGCTTCTAGCGTCGGCTACTAATTAA
- the LOC115970453 gene encoding uncharacterized protein LOC115970453 has protein sequence MATSPGHQESGNASNHPNRTHQSAPVMQPPSVQQIQSMAAAMAELTASINSHPLPSKFKMSSLDSYDGTRTPCDHIVTFKTTMHLQGVPDEIMCRAFPTTLKGPTRVWFSKIPPNTVGSFEELSKLEALTIDEMDDKLLLVAFHNGVSSDLFIHKLYNQKPQTMAELIHSAQNFMNVEDATIAKKRKTAERMVADLPRHLEQGPCPKKARMGEKKDKDNRKIKDEPSLKWPEKMKGDPNKRNKNKYCRFRRDHRHDTDECYNLKQQIENLIKQAKLRHFVGRDHKDEKLKEKVEESSRPPLGEIRVIIEGTSTGQSSKSRKTYLKVVQNV, from the exons ATGGCCACTAGTCCAGGCCATCAGGAGAGTGGAAATGCTTCCAACCATCCCAACCGCACTCACCAGTCAGCACCTGTTATGCAACCGCCTTCTGTCCAGCAAATACAATCTATGGCAGCCGCCATGGCAGAGTTAACAG CTTCCATCAATAGTCATCCCCTGCCTTCCAAGTTCAAGATGTCTTCCTTGGATTCGTATGATGGAACACGCACCCCATGTGATCATATTGTAACCTTCAAGACcacaatgcaccttcaaggggttCCAGATGAAATAATGTGTAGGGCATTCCCAACCACCCTTAAGGGGCCAACACGAGTATGGTTCAGTAAAATACCTCCGAATACTGTTGGTTCTTTTGAGGAGTTGAGCAAGTT GGAAGCTTTAACGATAGACGAGATGGATGACAAGTTACTATTGGTAGCCTTCCACAATGGAGTTAGTTCTGATTTATTCATCCATAAGCTTTACAATCAAAAGCCACAAACCATGGCTGAACTCATTCATTCAGCTCAAAACTTCATGAATGTAGAGGATGCAACCATTGCCAAGAAAAGGAAGACAGCAGAGCGAATGGTAGCAGACCTCCCACGCCATCTTGAACAAGGCCCTTGTCCAAAAAAGGCTCGGATGGGAGAAAAGAAGGATAAAGATAATAGGAAG ATCAAGGATGAACCATCCTTGAAATGGCCAGAGAAGATGAAGGGAGATCCTAATAAGCGCAATAAGAATAAATATTGTCGCTTTCGTAGAGATCACAGGCATGACACGGACGAGTGTTATAACTTAAAGCAGCAGATAGAGAACCTTATCAAACAAGCAAAGTTGAGACATTTCGTTGGAAGAGATCATAAAGACGAGAAGTTGAAAGAAAAGGTAGAAGAGTCATCACGACCCCCACTTGGAGAAATAAGGGTTATTATTGAAGGAACTTCAACAGGGCAATCTTCCAAGTCAAGGAAGACGTACCTAAAGGTGGTACAAAACGTCTAA
- the LOC115970455 gene encoding uncharacterized protein LOC115970455, giving the protein MTDQPIKKSMSKPEAAGRMVQWAIELSQFDIEYHPRTAIKAQALADFIAEFTFPDEDNIIDEADKLIIQTDGSSAQKKGGVGAIITTPDGEVLKYGVQLKFPATNNEAEYKGILTGLRLGKALGAKNLLIQSDSKLVIGQIKGEYKAKEERMQKYLKLARQLAQEFDAVEFIQIPRSQNVGADEVSKLASSKEEGTSTDLAMEVQKHPSIEEFATFTIQGADTWMTPIVSFLQDRHLPQNSEEAKKIKKRAARFTILNDVLYKRGFSMPYLKCVDEEEAKYILEEVHRGVCGDHAGSKSLVNKVVRTGYFWPTMQADAAEIVRRCDKCQRYGNVQRLPAEKMTTISSPWPFAQWGIDIVGPLPQGKGQVKFLLVTIDYFTKWVEAETLATITEARIQNFVWKNIICRFGIPLTIISDNGRQIDSQGFREFCSNLGIKNQFSSPGHPQANGQTEVTNRTLLKIIKTKLDEAKGAWLEELPSVL; this is encoded by the coding sequence ATGACGGACCAGCCAATCAAGAAGTCAATGAGCAAGCCAGAAGCAGCAGGGAGAATGGTCCAGTGGGCGATTGAACTTAGTCAATTTGACATTGAATACCATCCAAGAACAGCAATCAAGGCACAAGCTCTGGCGGACTTCATCGCAGAATTCACGTTCCCTGACGAAGACAATATTATCGACGAAGCAGATAAACTAATAATACAGACtgatggttcgtcagcccaaAAGAAGGGGGGAGTAGGGGCCATCATAACCACCCCCGACGGAGAAGTACTGAAATATGGAGTCCAGCTAAAGTTCCCAgctaccaacaatgaagctgaaTACAAAGGAATACTGACGGGACTAAGGCTTGGGAAAGCTCTTGGTGCCAAAAATTTGTTGATCCAAAGTGATTCGAAGCTAGTGATTGGACAGATCAAGGGAGAATACAAggcaaaagaagaaaggatgcagaagTACCTCAAGTTGGCAAGGCAGTTAGCCCAGGAATTCGATGCAGTGGAGTTCATACAAATTCCGAGAAGTCAGAACGTGGGGGCTGACGAAGTGTCAAAACTAGCGTCGTCAAAAGAAGAAGGGACTAGCACGGACCTGGCGATGGAAGTCCAAAAACACCCTAGTATCGAGGAATTTGCGACCTTCACCATCCAGGGCGCCGACACCTGGATGACGCCCATAGTGTCATTCCTCCAGGACAGGCACCTACCTCAAAACTCTGAAGAAGccaaaaagatcaagaagaggGCAGCCAGATTCACGATCCTGAATGACGTCctgtacaagagaggcttctcaaTGCCCTACTTAAAGTGCGTCGACGAGGAAGAGGCCAAATACATCTTGGAGGAAGTACACAGAGGAGTTTGTGGCGACCATGCCGGCTCCAAGTCCCTAGTAAACAAAGTAGTAAGGACaggatatttttggccaaccatgcaggcAGACGCTGCTGAGATCGTCAGGAGGTGTGACAAATGCCAACGATACGGGAATGTGCAGCGGCTTCCAGCGGAGAAAATGACTACCATATCTTCcccatggccatttgcacaatggggaatcgACATCGTCGGTCCACtaccccaaggtaaaggtcaggtaaaattccttcttGTTACTATtgactattttacaaaatgggttgaagcagaaACCCTAGCAACGATCACTGAGGCTCGGATCCAGAActttgtgtggaaaaacataatctgcaggttcgggattcccttgACGATCATATCAGACAATGGAAGGCAGATCGACAGTCAAGGCTTCAGGGAATTTTGCTCAAACCttgggatcaagaatcagttctcatcCCCAGGGCATCCTCAAGCAAATGGGCAGACGGAGGTGACGAATAGGACGctgctcaaaatcatcaaaaccaAGCTGGACGAAGCAAAAGGTGCCTGGCTAGAAGAACTGCCCAGTGTCCTGTAG
- the LOC115970454 gene encoding uncharacterized protein LOC115970454, which produces MESNPDSATLAQQVQALAATIEELTRQNQEMKLRLQQVQQAQQEENRSKGNTEGEGDNQQRETPRRPTTPDEQNSDLLREMRKEMDELRSAIKEKTDRSVDKMIRATDSPFTAAVLDCPVPSKFRLPQLEPFDGLKDPQDHLNTFKTTLGLQQPPDEILCRSFPTTLKGAAREWFTKLSNSSIDNFDQLSSAFLRHFIGGQRPRRPVDYLLTIRQGEKETLRSYVKRFTRETLEVDEADDKVQLTTFKAGLRSRDLVASLAKNPPKTMAEMLLKA; this is translated from the coding sequence atggaatccaacccaGATTCAGCAACCTTGGCCCAGCAAGTTCAAGcccttgcagccaccattgaGGAACTCACCAGACAGAACCAGGAAATGAAACTGCGGCTCCAGCAGGTTCAACAAGCTCAACAGGAAGAAAACCGGTCCAAGGGTAACACGGAGGGAGAGGGGGATAACCAACAGAGGGAAACCCCCCGGAGACCAACTACTCCGGACGAACAGAACTCAGATCTTCTTcgagaaatgaggaaagagatggacgaactaaggAGCGCTATCAAAGAAAAGACAGACCGGAGCGTAGACAAAATGATAAGGGCTACAGATTCGCCCTTCACTGCAGCGGTACTTGATTGCCCTGTGCCGTCAAAGTTTCGCCTGCCTCAATTAGAGCCCTTCGACGGACTCAAGGACCCTCaggatcatcttaatacctttaagacgaCTCTGGGTCTCCAGCAACCACCTGACGAGATATTGTGTCGTTCCTTCCCTacgactctcaaaggagctgcaagagaGTGGTTTACTAAGTTGTCAAACTCGTCCATAGACAACTTCGATCAGCTGAGTAGTGCCTTCTTGCGCCATTTCATAGGGGGACAACGGCCAAGGAGACCAGTAGATTACTTACTCACCATAAGACAGGGAGAGAAGGAGACTCTGAGGTCATATGTCAAGAGATTCACCCGGGAAACTCTGGAAGTGGAtgaagctgatgacaaggtgcagctgacgaccttcaaagcagggTTGAGATCCAGAGACCTTGTGGCCTCTCTTGCAAAAAATCCCCCGAAAACAATGGCTGAGATGCTCCTGAAGGCATaa